From Leptodactylus fuscus isolate aLepFus1 chromosome 11, aLepFus1.hap2, whole genome shotgun sequence, one genomic window encodes:
- the LOC142184764 gene encoding uncharacterized protein LOC142184764: MSESTNRGESLYLSTGVLAISAGSLLLSVQYYSTNASASLIPPTALGILLLILAAVLGYAGIRKVRGDVSLWVSLFWTMSALWCGYGVNLILRGNNVISISEMRNAIVPGLVALILGLLIIGVVGVLQKEVVLALMSITLCLANIHELVIFYDAIGPSVVACNYLIVVLLGIYFIGGRSLQSLCKKRISLPGTDITHKSNEQGASSGSSKVPLLATCLILNMVASSVFGCRLLGITSSLFVGQVAWLWMASVYQTVICVLSYRNYHMLEATHFAFFSILRYAEGYSLLYQFLNTSQVTYPLPFLVVFSILFFVLALFTSIQSLIQSIYLLFFVAYCIALACNPNGFFHGGPQGVDIAIYIVSAIIALITLYNAKSPVGEGVIKKLFMNNKFKLRQDKDINEPYLGYSKYGDAEILAHACSILAAFAMTMPGTLGEPLATVVLPWVVVAGGLYNVICGSVAFSRGKTLESSAFFLYGVMWVIWGIFRYSGVYSTSRGFNTSIGMICFILFNAFIVFSTLFLSKAWFVYTLTFQLILISFLLDALNALPAGYDIAVTIIFGLAGFYLFLSSLHNTTFETPLLPVGSPFIKISGFTNDRSKCPHLVSTKTSSVQKIAEIMKNGGICGVPTDTVYVLVAACNQPEAVERAYKTKRQAQDRPMSLWISSLDQLKPAKHLLSPLIWDFMEAAWPSSISLVIPRGPWLDVLGARESAKYIGTPQSIAIRIPDCTVTTHLIDMVGPIAVTSANPSGEADTTHHNQVFAKLGDKVDGVLCDGASPENIASTVVDCTKIETGNIAFFRVGIVPKSQVLQILDQVQKKHKGGLVNRGFSGSTDEIAQEIHESDNNPDGRQDGGDSSHVNNGFTIDDES; this comes from the exons ATGAGCGAATCTACAAACAGAGGCGAGTCGCTGTATCTCAGCACCGGTGTCCTGGCTATTAGTGCAG GGAGTCTGCTTCTCTCAGTACAATATTATAGCACGAATGCCTCTGCGTCTCTGATACCCCCGACTGCCCTGGGCATCCTCCTCCTTATCCTGGCAGCTGTTTTAGGATACGCAG GAATCCGTAAAGTCCGAGGCGATGTCTCCCTGTGGGTCTCGTTGTTCTGGACAATGTCAGCTTTGTGGTGTGGATATGGAGTCAACTTGATACTGAGAGGAAACAATGTCATCAGCATCTCCGAAATGAGGAACGCGATTGTCCCTGGCTTAGTGGCTTTGATCCTGGGGCTGCTTATTATTGGTGTAGTGGGGGTTCTTCAGAAGGAAGTGGTCCTTGCTTTGATGTCCATCACCCTTTGTCTTGCCAACATTCATGAGCTAGTTATATTCTATGACGCCATCGGCCCCTCGGTGGTTGCATGTAATTACCTTATAGTGGTGTTACTTGGGATATACTTTATTGGTGGTCGGTCTCTTCAGAGTCTTTGCAAGAAGCGAATTAGTTTGCCGGGAACAGACATAACTCACAAAAGCAATGAGCAAGGAGCATCTAGCGGATCTAGTAAGGTGCCACTATTAGCCACTTGTCTCATTCTTAACATGGTGGCCTCCAGTGTGTTTGGCTGCCGGCTCCTTGGAATAACCAGTAGCCTTTTTGTTGGCCAGGTCGCATGGCTATGGATGGCCTCTGTCTACCAGACAGTTATCTGCGTCCTCTCATATCGTAACTATCACATGCTAGAAGCCACGCATTTTGCATTTTTCTCCATTTTGAGATACGCCGAAGGCTACTCTCTACTGTATCAGTTCTTGAACACCAGTCAGGTAACCTATCCCCTTCCATTCTTGGTGGTCTTTTCTATACTATTTTTTGTCCTGGCTCTCTTTACCAGTATTCAGAGTCTTATACAATCTATATACTTATTGTTCTTTGTCGCCTACTGCATTGCATTAGCATGTAaccccaatgggttttttcatggTGGACCACAGGGAGTGGATATTGCAATATACATAGTTTCGGCCATTATCGCTCTAATTACTCTTTACAATGCAAAGTCCCCGGTAGGTGAGGGCGTCATTAAGAAATTGTTCATGAACAACAAGTTCAAGCTCCGCCAGGATAAAGATATAAATGAACCCTACCTTGGTTATTCCAAGTATGGCGATGCAGAAATCCTTGCACACGCGTGCAGTATCTTGGCTGCCTTTGCTATGACGATGCCAGGGACTCTTGGAGAACCATTGgctacagttgtattgccatgGGTTGTAGTTGCTGGAGGACTTTATAATGTTATTTGCGGGTCCGTAGCTTTCTCCCGTGGGAAGACACTGGAAAGTAGCGCCTTCTTTCTGTATGGAGTGATGTGGGTGATATGGGGGATTTTCCGTTATAGTGGGGTCTATAGCACAAGCAGGGGCTTCAACACTTCTATAGGAATGATCTGTTTCATcctctttaatgcttttattGTTTTCAGTACGCTTTTCCTAAGTAAAGCTTGGTTTGTgtacacactcaccttccaacttATATTAATAAGCTTCCTTCTCGATGCCCTCAACGCGCTTCCCGCGGGCTATGACATCGCGGTGACTATTATATTCGGCCTTGCTGGCTTCTACCTATTTCTTTCATCGCTCCATAACACCACTTTTGAGACCCCCCTGTTACCAGTCGGCAGCCCCTTTATCAAAATTAGCGGCTTTACGAATGACAGATCCAAATGTCCTCATCTTGTTTCCACCAAGACCAGCTCGGTCCAAAAAATTGCAG aaattatgAAAAATGGAGGAATCTGTGGCGTACCTACAGACACGGTGTACGTCCTGGTGGCAGCTTGCAACCAGCCAGAAGCCGTGGAGCGGGCATACAA AACAAAGCGTCAAGCTCAGGATCGCCCAATGTCTCTATGGATCTCAAGTCTAGATCAATTGAAACCTGCCAAACATTTGCTTAGTCCCTTGATATGGGACTTCATGGAAGCAGCTTGGCCTTCATCTATCAGTCTTGTGATCCCGAGAG GTCCCTGGTTGGATGTGTTAGGTGCTCGAGAATCTGCAAAATACATTGGAACTCCTCAGAGCATTGCCATTCGGATACCGGACTGTACAGTGACTACTCACTTAATTGATATG GTCGGCCCCATCGCAGTCACGTCCGCCAACCCGTCTGGAGAAGCCGACACTACTCATCACAATCAAGTTTTTGCAAAATTAGGAGATAAG GTCGATGGCGTACTGTGTGATGGCGCATCCCCTGAAAATATTGCTTCTACTGTGGTGGACTGCACCAAAATCGAAACGGGTAACATTGCCTTCTTCAGAGTGGGCATCGTACCCAAGTCACAG gttttacaaattTTAGACCAAGTGCAGAAGAAGCACAAGGGGGGTCTTGTCAACAGGGGCTTCTCTGGGTCTACAGACGAAATTGCACAGGAGATACACGAATCTGATAACAACCCAGACGGGAGGCAAGACGGCGGCGACTCATCCCATGTCAACAATGGCTTTACAATAGACGATGAATCGTAG
- the LOC142184310 gene encoding L-threonyl-[L-threonyl-carrier protein] 4-chlorinase-like: protein MKTDTKKMKEFYEANGFLTAVHVLDEKELLQAQAQHAKLEEKFGKEYAQYNLHNIHMQYEWVMDLAAHPNLLAAITAVLGPNVILLDSRFICKYPASEVPHKENIAPYVAWHQDIKYWGFEGGPVASVWLAFDDVDAENGVLQIIPESHKRGILEHRTAETAGNMLTANQEIPKHLVNVEDLVECPLKAGQMSVHDGLTVHASEPNMSDRRRCGFVIRYVPTTAYPVKDPERPRTFPATVLVAGTDEYNHFKDNAPNFFTKTL, encoded by the exons ATGAAGACTGACACTAAGAAGATGAAGGAATTCTACGAGGCCAATGGCTTCCTGACCGCAGTCCATGTATTAGATGAGAAGGAATTGCTCCAAGCTCAGGCGCAGCATGCAAAGCTGGAAGAGAAGTTTG GTAAAGAATACGCTCAGTACAACCTACACAACATCCATATGCAGTATGAGTGGGTGATGGACCtggccgcacatcccaatctactGGCAGCCATCACCGCTGTCCTGGGCCCCAATGTCATTCTTCTGGACTCCAGATTTATCTGTAAATATCCCGCCTCGGAGGTTCCTCACAAAGAAAACATTGCCCCTTATGTGGCCTGGCATCAGGATATCAA ATACTGGGGATTTGAGGGAGGTCCGGTGGCTTCTGTATGGCTGGCGTTTGATGATGTCGATGCAGAGAATGGAGTCCTACAGATTATTCCAG AGAGCCATAAGCGAGGTATACTGGAGCACAGAACTGCAGAGACGGCCGGGAATATGCTGACCGCAAACCAGGAGATCCCAAAGCACCTGGTGAACGTAGAAGATTTGGTGGAGTGTCCCCTGAAAGCCGGTCAGATGTCT GTCCATGATGGTCTGACTGTTCATGCCAGTGAACCCAACATGTCTGACAGAAGAAGATGTGGATTTGTCATCCGTTATGTCCCTACGACGGCTTATCCTGTCAAG GACCCCGAACGTCCGAGGACTTTCCCTGCGACCGTCCTGGTAGCTGGAACAGACGAATATAATCACTTTAAGGACAACGCTCCGAACTTCTTCACCAAGACATTGTAA